The following are encoded in a window of Plasmodium vivax chromosome 10, whole genome shotgun sequence genomic DNA:
- a CDS encoding hypothetical protein (encoded by transcript PVX_097795A), whose amino-acid sequence MVITHNEMAIAADERANPAAEPIDAQWGGRSLYGGRRPPHRGRRSYRGKKPFHSKAPQEGTNDTANMSKLCELKEYSQLGEHRNSVIANFNDLYGAKGRTITKSLMEIFHLNEDEEIMLFITQKFLHIYGLCVPCFKFSSPNSVCSNNIRCKWCHHYSHTDTNSSLHPHKMLHMRSKCKVCSYLSRDGFCFLQNECHFCHSVEHLPSRVRQTYFHMLNDLYEKKKHTDVITKELLCSLQKGKTHICDLNIFATMEKELMCVEDDIQGGGPIEGGADTGAEEKRNKVETCPECDSQGKRPCRSYFLIGKTQTSCAENGSCVENGNCAQNGDCPDCHSEVHKKKNSNLYFMTYLHDRNMCQVCPHINEEKCPCEEDSAYCHDTDHISYGVKMKNVLGVCAASLRGEFSDERQPGNAPLADVMGNQANVTDSVSINAESTVGTRASNLSRERQDHRRSHRVRSSAGRHARPPNVDVPSSERKRDPLTRSTQERESSKRYLHSRSHSRRGMHRNDRDEKKNDKEMGAPPLGRYTKEHAHHLGSNFCEKGEERRNAEDPSDLGTQQMFDRAGHRAKRPLTLPGEADFPKGEEEQNASKHFHHKVKNNSSAEPVACTEGGLKGESKSLITGENPWGEELRSKDGCNGAMEEGTTNPQGREVKGEEEHLGRQQEVGSHIGSHLGSYHEGFPGSLLSNEYNCDQSSVSTNVEKGSNHEGGDGCFGKDPLACTSQSNKRVDSLTTQEAKYHLNDLHSLSQLALDDVRSFHDEGPGEEDIEIEEVSSRVKIIQDVPTHNAQRARGGGRNASRGVSKDVSRDVSRDISKDFSSGVSGVSGVSGASAVSGASRASGDAGDVRSRAKGIPRSGQASWNHVAGKTWRKQRMMTGEMTGAYSLEEHDAGRCVPCAFYFSSGCNYSLHCRNCHHEEHRNSSSYMCHYRMLHRMRKCKPCVDYFRGTCRHNQTGTPREMDQCAYCHHESHRRQMERMAKGRARKGSISSQSSSGSKRQWRSSTQSAAKPKGQLGSATRSAAKPRGQLRSSSLSTLEPKSRTRSSSLSTLASKQKFARDHRSPSGVYTKMNSKSPNKSALSDSHKKLTTPNGRQNEEKAPPSSKREDEGEDSKAEGPNCTLPCKGEGKNASNGTPISTKEEKEATDRRTPKGAIIKNKGVTEDNNWRSVKDATLGKGMPNGRYREARHIRKYSTPERASSGGSSQVCSRNERNRGESAWSSGGSQPSESQSDAGHRTDSPHPGESEKKGVLTKKEEVKSWRRKEEPIKQGTHNLSSHHSLLSRHEKGACHPCVYYFIGFYGCSNGRRCLNCHHEDHRNPHTLFHPSRLLHVKKLCVPCANYFKGECTRPMHACVYCHDESHAGEASWGRGDGANGGDASAKKGLSKGDTTKKGRTKEEPPKEEISKEDLPKEKISEGKISDEDPPKANRETGKHFYYVKQVGYRERDAHDRGVCHPCTFFFSGNNGCLKRNRCPNCHNREHADIHSSYHPSKLLHYKGICYPCVGHMKGTCRRRSYECVYCHNEEHLSEDRKDQMRKVIDSVNEKMKGKRRDHQKVPHEYTEK is encoded by the exons ATGGTCATCACGCATAACGAAATGGCCATCGCTGCTGATGAACGGGCCAACCCTGCCGCTGAACCGATTGACGCCCAatggggagggagaagcctGTACGGCGGAAGAAGACCCCCACACAGGGGAAGACGCTCCtacagggggaaaaaacccTTCCACAGTAAAGCACCCCAGGAAGGAACAAATGACACGGCCAACATGTCAAAGCTATGCGAACTGAAGGAGTACTCCCAATTAGGGGAACACCGAAATAGCGTTATCGCCAATTTCAATGACCTCTACGGAGCGAAAGGACGTACCATCACAAAATCGCTGATGGAGATTTTTCACCTaaatgaagatgaagaaattatGCTGTTCATTACGCAGAAGTTTTTACACATATACGGTTTGTGCGTCCCTTGCTTCAAATTTAGTAGCCCAAACAGTGTCTGCAGTAACAACATCAGGTGCAAGTGGTGCCATCATTACAGTCACACGGATACAAATTCCTCTTTACATCCGCATAAAATGTTGCACATGAGAAGCAAATGTAAAGTTTGTTCTTACCTATCTAGGGATGGTTTTTGTTTCCTCCAAAATGAgtgccatttttgccattccGTTGAGCACTTACCGTCGAGAGTACGTCAGACGTATTTCCACATGCTGAATGATCTGtatgaaaagaagaagcacacCGATGTGATTACGAAGGAGCTGCTTTGCAGTCTCCAGAAGGGCAAGACCCACATCTGCGATCTAAACATTTTTGCTACCATGGAGAAGGAACTCATGTGCGTGGAAGATGACATTCAGGGGGGAGGCCCCATCGAAGGAGGTGCAGACACCGGAGCAGAAGAAAAGCGAAACAAAGTGGAGACCTGCCCGGAGTGCGACTCACAGGGGAAGAGACCCTGCAGGAGTTACTTCCTTATTGGAAAAACGCAAACTAGCTGCGCAGAAAATGGCAGCTGCGTTGAAAATGGCAATTGCGCACAAAATGGCGACTGCCCGGACTGCCACAGCGAGGtgcacaaaaagaaaaactcaAATTTATACTTTATGACCTATCTGCACGATAGGAACATGTGTCAAGTGTGCCCCCATATTAATGAGGAGAAGTGCCCCTGCGAGGAGGACAGCGCGTATTGCCACGATACGGACCACATATCCTACGGCGTTAAGATGAAGAACGTCCTGGGTGTGTGTGCGGCGTCCTTGAGGGGGGAATTTTCCGACGAACGCCAACCAGGGAATGCGCCACTAGCGGATGTTATGGGCAACCAGGCAAACGTGACCGATTCGGTCTCCATCAACGCGGAGTCTACCGTCGGTACCCGCGCCTCTAACCTGAGCAGGGAGCGACAGGATCATCGGCGCAGTCACCGAGTGCGCAGCAGTGCGGGGAGGCACGCCCGCCCCCCCAACGTGGATGTCCCAAGCAgtgaaaggaaaagggacCCACTGACGAGAAGCACACAAGAAAGGGAATCCTCCAAAAGGTATTTACACTCAAGAAGTCACAGCAGAAGAGGGATGCATAGAAACGACCgtgatgagaaaaaaaacgacaaagAAATGGGAGCACCACCACTCGGGAGGTATACCAAGGAGCACGCGCATCATTTGGGAAGTAATTTTTGCGAGAAGGGTGAAGAGCGTAGAAACGCAGAGGACCCGAGTGACCTGGGCACACAACAGATGTTTGACAGAGCAGGCCACAGAGCAAAGCGACCGCTAACCCTACCCGGTGAAGCGGACTTTCCAAAAGgagaggaggagcaaaatgcGTCCAAGCATTTTCACCATAAGGTGAAGAACAACTCCTCCGCCGAGCCTGTGGCATGCACGGAGGGGGgcttaaaaggggaaagtaaAAGCCTCATAACGGGGGAGAACCCATGGGGGGAGGAATTAAGAAGCAAGGATGGCTGCAATGGCGCGATGGAGGAGGGGACGACCAACCCGCAGGGTCGAGAGGTGAAAGGAGAGGAGGAGCACCTTGGTAGGCAGCAAGAGGTGGGGAGCCACATTGGAAGCCATCTCGGAAGCTACCACGAAGGTTTCCCTGGGAGCCTTCTCTCGAACGAATACAACTGCGACCAAAGCAGCGTCTCCACGAACGTCGAAAAAGGCAGCAACCACGAGGGGGGGGATGGCTGCTTCGGGAAGGACCCCCTCGCCTGCACCAGTCAGAGCAACAAACGGGTGGACTCCCTAACCACGCAGGAGGCAAAGTATCATTTGAATGACCTCCACAGTTTGAGTCAGCTGGCCCTGGACGACGTTCGCAGCTTTCATGATGAGGGCCCGGGCGAGGAGGACATCGAGATTGAGGAGGTCAGCAGCAGGGTGAAGATCATTCAGGACGTGCCAACGCACAATGCGCAGCGGGCGCGGGGGGGTGGCAGAAATGCTAGCAGGGGGGTTAGCAAAGACGTTAGTAGAGACGTTAGTAGAGACATTAGCAAAGATTTTAgcagcggtgttagcggtgttagcggggttagcggtgcCAGCGCTGTTAGCGGTGCTAGCCGTGCTAGCGGAGATGCGGGTGACGTGCGAAGCCGGGCCAAGGGAATCCCCAGGAGCGGCCAGGCCAGTTGGAACCATGTGGCGGGGAAAACGTGGAGGAAGCAAAGAATGATGACCGGAGAGATGACAGGAGCGTATTCCTTAGAGGAACACGATGCAGGCAGGTGCGTTCCCTGCGCCTTTTACTTCTCCAGTGGGTGCAACTACTCTCTCCACTGCAGGAACTGCCATCATGAGGAGCACCGCAATTCGTCCAGCTACATGTGCCACTACAGAATGCTCCACAGGATGAGGAAGTGCAAACCATGTGTTGACTACTTTAGGGGCACTTGTAGGCATAACCAGACAGGAACGCCCAGAGAAATGGACCAGTGTGCCTACTGCCATCACGAGTCGCACAGAAGGCAGATGGAAAGAATGGCCAAAGGGAGGGCCCGCAAGGGGAGCATATCGAGTCAGTCCTCCTCGGGGTCGAAGCGGCAGTGGCGTAGCTCCACTCAATCTGCTGCCAAGCCAAAGGGGCAGTTGGGCAGTGCAACTCGATCTGCTGCGAAGCCAAGGGGGCAGCTACGCAGCTCGAGTCTCTCCACTTTGGAACCAAAAAGCAGAACACGCAGCTCAAGTCTCTCCACACTCGCATCGAAACAGAAATTCGCCAGAGATCATCGCTCTCCATCAGGGgtatatacaaaaatgaattcaaAGAGTCCAAATAAAAGCGCCTTATCCGAttctcataaaaaattaactacGCCAAATGGGAGACAGAACGAAGAGAAAGCTCCCCCCTCCAGTAAACGTGAAGATGAGGGGGAGGACTCCAAGGCGGAAGGACCCAATTGTACATTACCCTGCAAAGGGGAGGGCAAAAATGCCAGCAATGGTACCCCCATTTCgacgaaggaggaaaaagaagcaacaGATAGGAGAACCCCTAAAGGTGcaatcataaaaaataagggaGTTACCGAAGATAATAACTGGCGCTCCGTGAAGGACGCAACTTTGGGAAAGGGAATGCCAAATGGCAGGTACCGGGAGGCGAGACACATCAGGAAGTATTCCACCCCTGAGCGCGCCAGcagcgggggaagcagccAAGTGTGCAGCCGAAACGAACGGAACCGTG gcGAATCCGCCTGGAGCAGCGGAGGCAGCCAACCGTCCGAGAGCCAAAGCGATGCTGGCCACCGCACGGACTCCCCCCACCCAGGAGAATCCGAAAAGAAAGGAGTGCTCaccaagaaggaggaggtcAAATCCTGGCGGAGGAAAGAGGAACCCATTAAACAAGGGACTCACAACTTATCCTCCCATCACAGCCTCTTGAGCCGACATGAGAAGGGGGCCTGCCATCCTTGCGTGTACTACTTTATAGGGTTTTACGGATGCTCTAATGGGAGAAGGTGCCTAAATTGCCACCACGAAGATCATAGAAATCCCCACACGCTGTTTCATCCCTCGCGGCTTTTACACGTTAAGAAGCTGTGCGTCCCGTGTGCGAATTATTTTAAGGGGGAATGCACCAGACCGATGCACGCGTGTGTGTACTGCCACGATGAGTCGCACGCGGGGGAGGCCAGTTGGGGAAGAGGAGATGgagcaaacgggggagatGCGTCCGCGAAAAAGGGGCTCTCCAAGGGGGACACCACCAAAAAGGGCCGCACCAAAGAGGAGCCCCCCAAGGAGGAAATTTCTAAAGAGGATCTCCCCAAAGAGAAGATTTCCGAAGGGAAAATTTCCGATGAGGATCCCCCCAAAGCCAACCGCGAAACGGGGAAGCATTTCTACTACGTCAAGCAGGTGGGCTACAGAGAACGAGATGCGCACGACAGGGGCGTCTGCCACCCGTGtaccttcttcttctctgGAAATAATGGCTGCCTAAAAAGGAATCGGTGCCCAAATTGCCACAACAGAGAGCATGCAGACATTCACTCATCCTACCATCCGTCGAAGCTGCTCCACTATAAGGGAATATGCTACCCCTGTGTGGGGCACATGAAGGGCACGTGCAGGCGAAGGTCCTATGAGTGTGTCTACTGTCATAATGAGGAGCACCTCTCGGAGGATCGCAAAGATCAAATGAGAAAAGTTATTGACTCGGTTAATGAGAAGATGAAGGGCAAAAGGAGGGACCACCAGAAGGTGCCCCATGAGTACACGGAAAAATAG
- a CDS encoding 3-methyl-2-oxobutanoate dehydrogenase (lipoamide), putative (encoded by transcript PVX_097790A): MHAFRSLSTTSNGEKKKMNMFTAINSAMHNVFEKDPNAILLGEDVAFGGVFRCSLDLLNKYGNKRVFNTPLCEQGIIGFAIGLAENGFTTIAEIQFGDYIFPAFDQIVNDVAKYRYRSGNSFDVGKLTIRSTWGAVGHGGLYHSQSPEAFFAHAAGIKIIVPSDAYKAKGLLLSAIKDPNPCLFFEPKILYRSSVCEVPVEAYELEIGKADVVKEGTDLTIVTWGSLVHKMKKAADTLLTKHKIDCEVIDLQTIIPWDIETVQKSVEKTGRLLITHEAQVTNGFGAEIAAKIQERCFYNLHTPIRRVCGYDTPFPHVYEPFYMPDEHKVVYEAQKMMTN; the protein is encoded by the coding sequence ATGCATGCGTTCAGATCTCTTTCCACCACAAGTaacggggagaaaaaaaaaatgaacatgtttACAGCAATCAACTCAGCTATGCACAACGTGTTTGAAAAAGACCCCAATGCGATACTCCTCGGGGAAGATGTAGCCTTTGGAGGGGTATTCAGATGTTCGCTAGATTTACTAAACAAGTATGGGAATAAAAGAGTTTTTAACACCCCTTTGTGTGAACAAGGTATCATCGGTTTTGCAATCGGATTGGCAGAAAATGGATTTACGACCATCGCAGAGATACAGTTTGGAGATTATATCTTCCCCGCATTTGATCAAATAGTGAATGATGTAGCCAAGTATCGATACCGGTCCGGAAACAGTTTCGATGTGGGCAAACTGACTATTAGATCAACCTGGGGTGCAGTAGGCCATGGAGGTCTCTATCACTCTCAAAGTCCAGAAGCATTCTTTGCACACGCAGCTGgtattaaaattattgtacCTAGTGACGCTTACAAAGCAAAGGGGTTGCTACTTTCAGCCATCAAAGATCCCAACCCTTGCTTATTCTTTGAACCAAAAATTCTGTACAGATCATCCGTTTGTGAGGTCCCCGTGGAGGCGTACGAATTAGAGATAGGCAAAGCTGATGTAGTGAAAGAAGGCACCGATTTGACTATCGTAACCTGGGGGTCCTTAGTacataaaatgaagaaggcaGCTGATACTTTACTGACCAAGCACAAAATAGACTGCGAAGTTATCGACTTGCAAACGATCATTCCTTGGGACATTGAAACTGTTCAAAAGTCGGTCGAAAAAACAGGACGCCTTTTAATAACGCACGAGGCCCAAGTGACCAATGGGTTTGGAGCCGAAATTGCTGCCAAAATTCAGGAAAGGTGCTTCTACAATTTGCACACCCCGATTAGAAGAGTCTGCGGGTATGATACTCCATTTCCGCATGTGTACGAACCTTTTTACATGCCCGACGAGCATAAGGTGGTCTATgaggcgcaaaaaatgatgacCAATTAG
- a CDS encoding ATP-dependent helicase, putative (encoded by transcript PVX_097785A; Apicoplast targeted protein. Curated by Stuart Ralph, Walter and Eliza Hall Institute of Medical Research, Australia.), whose translation MRSSPLTILNHVGRTLKIRVTLCLLLLCVNVRLHKTNSAGTANCVRKSFFISPSGTRASVKKRFVLRRANHGGGSLSAHGVAGPPSEAAPSVEGRQSVDEDSHAGGGEHNRLRSGGENCSPRVSNQFADVPEINPNIAKFLSSKGINQMTKIQAQSFRPIYEGRDIIGRSETGSGKTLAFALPLVEKLYKVKMGRSGEGVSPSTPHLESANHFGGTNQPDDSKNPSILVLEPTRELSKQVENTFKEISQFYNFNIMSIYGGESYVYQEAKLRKGIEILTGTPGRIIDHLERKNLSLQNIKYLVLDEADEMLNLGFTHDLERILSYINLKEAQILLYSATTPSWIKDISSKYMKNPFFIDVVDSSNKTSKNIKHIAIKTPYDIKEKALLLEDIILVKSNGGQVIIFTRTKLEADILCSEGSFKSLSFAVLHGNIAQTTREHTMQRFRQGMFQILIATDIAARGLDISNVDLVIQCFPPNYAEIYIHRAGRTGRANKKGISVVLFSTEDKQDLVKIEKNCGIKFSIEQLPNNEDVFTSASTMASKKIQNVNPSVLPFFHKTASELIEKCTQLQMDQTELVARCLAIISKKEHIKKRSLINGLSETLTLSFVNKSRKWKNEDDIIYWVNKISNDLNVNTFNKILQIKIDTRDRFSSYFDLNENIAELFIQNFNNMSKVGHRNMFDLTVARSIPEHVDLTSDFHSSSRYHPRKRYSYRRRPSYY comes from the coding sequence ATGAGATCTTCACCTCTCACTATACTTAACCATGTTGGTAGAACACTAAAAATCCGTGTGACCCTGTGTTTGCTCCTTTTATGTGTAAATGTCCGACTGCATAAGACAAACAGCGCCGGGACAGCGAACTGTGTGAGGAAGAGCTTTTTTATCTCCCCGAGCGGAACGCGCGCGAGTGTTAAGAAGCGGTTTGTTTTGAGAAGGGCGAaccatgggggggggagcttATCGGCCCACGGGGTTGCAGGTCCCCCGAGCGAAGCTGCGCCGAGCGTGGAGGGGAGGCAAAGTGTTGATGAAGATAGCCACGCTGGGGGAGGAGAGCACAACCGATTACGCAGCGGTGGGGAGAACTGCTCACCTCGCGTGAGTAACCAGTTTGCAGACGTGCCCGAAATAAACCCAAACATCGCAAAGTTCCTATCCAGCAAGGGCATAAATCAGATGACGAAAATCCAGGCACAGAGCTTCAGGCCCATTTACGAGGGGAGAGACATAATAGGGCGCTCCGAAACGGGCTCGGGGAAAACCCTAGCCTTCGCCCTTCCCCTAGTGGAGAAGTTGTACAAAgttaaaatggggaggagcgGAGAAGGGGTATCTCCCTCCACACCGCACTTAGAAAGTGCCAACCATTTTGGAGGCACAAACCAGCCAGATGACAGCAAGAACCCGTCCATCTTGGTACTAGAACCCACGAGAGAACTATCCAAGCAGGTAGAAAACACATTCAAAGAAATAAGCCAATTTTACAACTTTAACATTATGTCAATATATGGAGGAGAAAGCTACGTATATCAGGAAGCCAAGTTGCGGAAAGGAATAGAAATTTTAACAGGAACCCCTGGTCGGATAATCGATCActtggagagaaaaaacttGTCGCtccaaaatataaaatacttGGTGTTGGACGAAGCTGACGAAATGCTAAACTTGGGGTTTACCCATGACTTAGAGAGAATACTAAGTTACATTAATTTGAAGGAAGCGCAGATTTTGCTCTACTCTGCAACGACTCCTTCCTGGATTAAAGACATCTCTTCTAAGTATATGAAGAACCCGTTTTTCATTGACGTGGTTGATTCTTCCAACAAGACGTCCAAAAATATTAAGCACATTGCGATAAAGACGCCGTACGacataaaggaaaaggctCTGCTGTTGGAGGATATCATTTTGGTCAAGTCGAATGGAGGCCAGGTGATCATCTTCACCAGAACGAAATTAGAAGCGGATATCTTATGCTCCGAGGGGTCCTTTAAATCTCTTTCTTTTGCCGTGCTGCATGGGAACATCGCCCAGACGACTAGGGAACACACAATGCAGCGGTTTCGCCAGGGAATGTTTCAAATTTTGATAGCCACGGACATTGCCGCTAGAGGGCTAGACATAAGTAACGTCGACTTAGTCATTCAGTGCTTCCCTCCCAACTACGCagaaatttatatacacCGAGCTGGAAGAACGGGAAgagcaaacaaaaaaggcaTCTCCGTTGTGTTGTTCTCAACTGAGGATAAACAAGACTTAGTAAAGATCGAAAAGAATTGCGGAATCAAATTTTCCATCGAACAATTGCCAAACAATGAAGATGTCTTCACATCTGCATCTACCATGGCGTCAAAAAAGATCCAAAATGTGAACCCATCCGTTTTGCCATTCTTTCACAAAACTGCTAGCGAATTGATAGAAAAATGTACCCAGCTGCAAATGGACCAGACAGAGTTGGTGGCCAGATGTTTGGCCATCATTTCGAAGAAAGAACACATCAAGAAGAGATCCCTCATTAATGGCCTATCCGAAACGCTCACCCTAAGCTTTGTTAACAAAAGTAGGAAGTGGAAAAACGAAGACGACATTATCTACTGGGTGAACAAAATTTCAAACgatttaaatgtaaatacgtttaacaaaattttacaaattaaaattgacACACGGGATAGATTTTCTTCCTACTTTGATTTGAATGAAAATATAgctgaactgttcatacaaaattttaacaacatGTCCAAGGTGGGCCATAGGAATATGTTCGACTTGACTGTGGCTCGGAGCATCCCCGAGCACGTCGACTTGACGTCTGACTTTCACTCCTCCAGCAGGTACCACCCCAGGAAGCGCTATTCCTACAGGAGGAGGCCCTCCTACTACTGA
- a CDS encoding hypothetical protein, conserved (encoded by transcript PVX_097780A), which yields MDENKKVFYSYVDNMHRKNEEIHKIMEMKEKIKKEEQKKIEESQRIIKNNQVSIDTVDDAHKAKELTCVNLKKEISIQKRKLQNLNTLLGELPDVIQGEEEKYSEFKKNSRKEIGELMKTLESPLYTGSADDVWDKIKECQSNADQLNSAIYEAHGELAQLNMQYNSSKEKFRDLVEVERNKNKKLKKISATLQFIQNLKKGTNGKANDEGDLKKKLEEINDLYR from the exons ATGGACGAGAATAAAAAGGTGTTCTACAGCTACGTTGACAACATGCACAGGAAAAACGAGGAGATACACAAAATAATGGaaatgaaggagaaaatcaaaaaggaggaacaaaaaaaaatagaggaGTCCCAGCGAATTATCAAAAATAACCAAGTTTCCATAGACACCGTTGACGATGCACACAAAGCTAAGGAGCTGACTTgcgtaaatttaaaaaaggaaatatccATCCAGAAAAGGAAGCTGCAGAATTTGAACACCCTCTTGGGAGAATTGCCCGATGTTATCCagggagaggaggaaaaatacaGCGAATTTAA GAAGAATTCCCGCAAGGAGATAGGCGAACTGATGAAGACCCTGGAGTCGCCACTTTACACCGGCAGCGCCGATGACGTTTGggacaaaataaaggaatGTCAGTCTAATGCAGATCAACTGAATAGTGCAATATACGAGGCGCATGGCGAATTGGCACAGCTAAACATGCAGTATAATAGTTCCAAGGAGAAATTCAGA GACCTCGTCGAGGTAGAGCggaacaaaaataagaagcTGAAAAAGATATCAGCCACGCTGCAG ttcattcaaaatttaaaaaaaggcacaaatggaaaagcaAACGACGAAggagatttaaaaaaaaagttggaagAAATAAACGACTTGTACAGGTAA
- a CDS encoding ATP-dependent helicase, putative (encoded by transcript PVX_097775A; Apicoplast targeted protein. Curated by Stuart Ralph, Walter and Eliza Hall Institute of Medical Research, Australia.): MFFAPSVVVFFLPSILPNLVSTFHLSKVASTSLPFGKGTLRNVKPGEEQIILFRNSQRHYNSVHPQTVEHFLCKNEKVGGQNGGTCFFKKDQTFSKLLVHPTLVDELKKNNITIPSLIQFDLLQYYNKCFPMLRNVIIGAENGIGKTLSYIIFVLNHILKQSSRHNRVFVLIFQYSGLLTRQCLQVVRRLSRNVKVKSTTLNPTPVTPVTTVPPVNLNPNGSLILITSPVKFATYMKENEDAVTPFLKNLDFLIMDEVDVLFDDPFVKHIKALYQQMSKLANTKYISIVTSSTLCNNGKKSVYQKINKYVTDAVLIKTNYLHNVHPLVNYHFVNLPSYTVSEKIKAIKRIMSKENYKKTLIFCNTLTSCNNAYSQLSPLFEDIYLFNSSLKKEDQFAILDIFKNSERCILVTTDIIHRGVDIKGITHLFHLDAPTNIVVYTHRNGRISRGASTGDIYLFNDSDNLVTMKIYQLHKKNVKFEDIFSRKRSLRKNYKRDLKKSKQGEGKAGQNPQSSTEHPLEG; the protein is encoded by the exons atgttttttgcgccttctgtagttgttttttttttgccctccattttgcccaATTTAGTAAGTACCTTCCACCTCAGCAAAGTAGCCTCTACTTCCCTCCCCTTTGGAAAAGGCACTCTTCGAAATGTGAAACCAGGGGAGGAGCAAATTATTCTTTTCAGGAATTCGCAGCGGCATTACAACAGTGTGCACCCCCAAACGGTTGAACACTTTctatgcaaaaatgaaaaagtaggtggccaaaatggagggaCCTGTTTCTTTAAGAAGGACCAAACGTTTTCCAAACTGCTTGTCCACCCAACCCTAGTTGATgagttgaagaaaaataacatcaCCATCCCGTCACTCATCCAGTTCGACCTGTTGCAGTATTATAATAAGTGCTTCCCCATGCTGCGAAACGTCATCATCGGTGCTGAAAATGGGATTGGCAAAACGCTCTCCTAcatcattttcgttttgAACCACATCTTGAAACAGTCCAGCAGGCACAACAGAGTCTTCGTCTTGATTTTTCAGTACAGCGGGTTGCTCACTAGGCAGTGCCTCCAAGTCGTCCGGCGCCTCTCCAG aAACGTCAAGGTGAAAAGCACCACCCTGAACCCTACCCCTGTAACCCCCGTAACAACCGTACCCCCCGtgaacctgaaccctaacgGAAGCCTCATTCTGATCACCTCCCCAGTGAAGTTCGCCACCTACATGAAGGAAAACGAAGACGCAGTAACTCCCTTTCTCAAAAACTTAGACTTTCTTATAATGGACGAAGTGGACGTCCTGTTCGACGACCCCTTTGTGAAACACATCAAGGCGCTTTACCAACAGATGAGCAAGCTAGCCAACACGAAATACATCTCCATAGTAACTTCCTCCACCCTATGCAATAACGGGAAAAAATCTGTGTACCAGAAAATCAACAAATACGTAACAGACGCCGTTTTGATAAAGACAAACTACCTGCACAATGTACACCCCCTTGTGAACTACCACTTTGTAAATCTGCCCTCATACACTGttagtgaaaaaataaaagccaTAAAAAGGATCATGTCgaaagaaaattacaaaaaaactCTCATCTTTTGCAATACCCTTACTAGCTGCAATAATGCATATAGTCAGTTgagccccctttttgaggaCATCTACCTCTTCAATTCGTCGTTAAAGAAGGAAGACCAGTTTGCCATTCTGGACATTTTCAAAAACTCAGAGAGGTGCATCCTCGTGACTACTGACATAATTCACAGGGGGGTGGACATCAAGGGAATTACCCACCTGTTCCACTTGGACGCCCCCACCAACATTGTGGTGTACACGCACAG AAACGGAAGAATCTCCAGGGGAGCCAGCACAGGAGACATATACCTTTTTAATGACTCGGACAACTTGGTAACCATGAAAATCTACCAGCTTCACAAAAAGAACGTCAAATTTGAAGACATCTTTAGCAGGAAAAGGTCTTTGCGAAAGAATTATAAAAGGGACTTAAAAAAATCCAAGCAGGGGGAAGGGAAGGCGGGACAAAATCCCCAAAGTTCTACGGAACACCCGCTTGAGGGGTGA